CCCGACCAGCTGGAGGTGCCGGATCGGCAACGGCAAGAAGTTCTCGAAGGCGTCGCAGGGGGTCAGCACGAGCGCTCGGACGCGGTCGTGCGGGCCGGCGGCCACCGCCTGGCAGACGGCGCCTCCGGTGTCGTTGCCGACCAGGACGACCCCGTCGAGGCCCAGGGCCTCCAGCGTACGGGCGACCAGGTCGGCCAGGCCCGGCAACGTGAAGTCGGTGCCGCGGCGCATCGACGCCACATGCCCGCCGAGCGGCCAGTCCGGGGCGATGCAGCGGTACCGCTCGGACAGCTCCGGGACGACGTGCCGCCACACGTCGGCGTTGGCGACGATGCCGTGCACGAACACGAGCACCGGGGCTGTGGCCGGTCCGGCCTCGTGGTATCGGATGGTGCCCTCGGGCAGGACGACCTCGCGGATCGGTCCGAGGGTGCTCACGCTCGTCGCCATCGTGTCCTCCTCAGCGGTCAGGCTCGGTGGGTCGCGGCAGCAGCCCGTCCAGCAGCAGCCGGTTCAGTGCGGTGACGGTCTCCTCCGGTCCCCAGCCGTGGGCGACGCGGAGGTGGAGGTACGTGCGGGGGACGACGTTGAACAGCACCGTGGCGGTCCTCTCGGGGTCGTCCTGAGGCGACAGGCTGCCCTCCGCGGCTCCGTCGAGCAGCAGCCGCTCGAAGGGCCGCACGTAGACCTCGCGGGTGTCGTGCCGCCCCGGTGCGGGGTCGTCGAGGTGGAACAGCGGGTCCGGCGCGGTCGACAGGCCGGCGAGCAGCGCGAGGTGCTCCTCGACGACGTCACAGCACGCCTGCAGCGCCGCCCGCATGCGCTCCGCCGCGTTGCCGCGACCGGTCAGCGCCGGCCACAACGCCGCCTGCCAGGCCTGGGCCGCTCCGACGGTGAGCGCCTCCACCAGCAGGTCCTTGCTGACTCCGCGGCGGTAGAGCGTCACCCGGGAGACCCCGGCGGCATCGGCGACCCGCTCGAGCGTGAAGTCGTGCCAGCCGTGCTCGGACATCACCCGCGCGGCGGCGGCCAGCACCGC
This DNA window, taken from Kineosporiaceae bacterium SCSIO 59966, encodes the following:
- a CDS encoding alpha/beta hydrolase, with the translated sequence MATSVSTLGPIREVVLPEGTIRYHEAGPATAPVLVFVHGIVANADVWRHVVPELSERYRCIAPDWPLGGHVASMRRGTDFTLPGLADLVARTLEALGLDGVVLVGNDTGGAVCQAVAAGPHDRVRALVLTPCDAFENFLPLPIRHLQLVGRTTVGLRLLAETLRWPAVYRLPIAFGLLTRRPIPHEIMTSYTEPLRQHAGTRRDFAELVRAISRRYTLDAADALPGFDKPALVAWARQDFFPLAHGQRLAGLLPAAELAVIEDSGPFVGEDAPHELARLIHDFVARRVQPTVPA
- a CDS encoding helix-turn-helix transcriptional regulator; the encoded protein is MMQERERPLLDDAVLAAAARVMSEHGWHDFTLERVADAAGVSRVTLYRRGVSKDLLVEALTVGAAQAWQAALWPALTGRGNAAERMRAALQACCDVVEEHLALLAGLSTAPDPLFHLDDPAPGRHDTREVYVRPFERLLLDGAAEGSLSPQDDPERTATVLFNVVPRTYLHLRVAHGWGPEETVTALNRLLLDGLLPRPTEPDR